One window of Thermodesulfobacteriota bacterium genomic DNA carries:
- a CDS encoding MmgE/PrpD family protein, giving the protein MATLIEQIAEWAIGLQETDIPERVKAKARLQQMSVIAAIAASARHDIGLKILAGLKRWASSGKCTLLPAGKRVDLLAAIYGNAALSLALDYDDYLLFGHTGHSAVCVSLAVAEQEERTTAEALTAQIIANEIEGRLGAAIVIGPHNGQTWSPIHLAGSAAAASRLMGLDARQTAHALAIALYQPPYLLFPGFMGPDSKATTAATPAVTGVQAALLAAAGATGPLSLLEHPQGFLKRFSFVDTSFFISGFGRAWVTDTLAYKIYPGCAYIDTTVDAVLALRQEYEKTAGKALMPEEVTDVRVDATLLTVEMDLLSRTGGSFDPLNPVSINFSIPGNISLALLNGRLTTDDLSEASLRANAGRILELSAKVRLRHDWQLTLDLMAAMDRTLNLRKAVRQIGWRRLLAARNQIRGNYNHPIGLSRDDFRQYAGILFKIALKLPKKLLKKSPATPFSLAGHRPYDLGDCALEQFTMPFASRVTIRTRDGQILTRCQALPLGGPGRDWHETFRLVEEKLTRETGAAFAGQSLET; this is encoded by the coding sequence GTGGCAACATTGATCGAACAGATAGCCGAGTGGGCCATCGGGCTTCAGGAAACGGATATCCCCGAACGCGTTAAAGCCAAGGCCCGCCTGCAGCAAATGTCCGTCATCGCGGCCATTGCCGCCAGCGCCCGCCATGACATCGGCCTTAAAATTCTGGCCGGGCTGAAGCGGTGGGCGTCATCGGGCAAGTGCACCCTCCTGCCGGCGGGCAAACGGGTGGATCTGTTGGCCGCGATCTACGGCAACGCCGCCCTGAGCCTGGCCCTGGATTATGACGACTACCTTTTATTCGGCCATACCGGCCACAGCGCCGTGTGCGTCTCCCTGGCAGTGGCCGAGCAGGAGGAGCGAACGACGGCCGAAGCCCTGACCGCCCAGATCATCGCCAACGAAATCGAAGGCCGGCTGGGCGCCGCCATCGTCATCGGCCCGCACAACGGCCAGACCTGGTCGCCGATTCACCTGGCCGGATCGGCCGCGGCCGCTTCCCGGCTGATGGGTCTGGATGCCCGGCAAACGGCCCATGCCCTGGCCATTGCCCTGTATCAGCCGCCCTACCTGCTCTTTCCCGGCTTCATGGGCCCGGACTCAAAAGCCACCACCGCGGCCACGCCGGCCGTGACCGGGGTCCAGGCTGCCCTGCTGGCGGCGGCCGGAGCGACAGGGCCGTTGAGCCTTCTGGAACACCCCCAGGGTTTTCTGAAGCGCTTTAGCTTTGTGGACACCTCGTTTTTCATCTCCGGTTTCGGACGCGCCTGGGTCACCGACACCCTGGCATATAAGATTTATCCCGGCTGTGCCTATATCGACACCACCGTGGACGCCGTGCTGGCTCTGCGTCAGGAATACGAAAAAACGGCAGGCAAGGCCTTGATGCCGGAAGAGGTGACGGACGTGCGGGTGGACGCCACTCTCCTGACCGTGGAAATGGACCTGCTCAGCCGCACGGGCGGCTCGTTTGACCCCTTAAATCCGGTCTCCATCAATTTTTCCATTCCCGGAAACATTTCGCTGGCGCTGTTAAACGGCCGTCTGACCACCGATGACCTGTCCGAAGCGTCTCTGCGCGCCAACGCCGGCCGCATACTGGAGCTGTCCGCGAAAGTCCGGTTGCGCCATGACTGGCAATTGACCCTGGATCTGATGGCGGCCATGGACCGGACGCTGAATCTGCGAAAAGCGGTCCGGCAGATCGGGTGGCGACGACTGCTGGCTGCCCGCAATCAGATCCGGGGAAATTATAATCATCCGATCGGCCTTTCCCGGGATGATTTTCGCCAGTACGCCGGTATTCTTTTCAAAATCGCGTTAAAACTTCCGAAGAAACTCCTTAAGAAAAGTCCCGCAACCCCTTTCTCCCTCGCAGGGCATCGCCCCTATGATCTGGGCGACTGCGCCCTGGAACAATTCACCATGCCTTTCGCCAGCCGCGTTACAATCCGCACTCGTGACGGACAAATCCTGACCCGCTGCCAGGCCCTCCCTCTTGGCGGCCCGGGCCGGGACTGGCATGAAACCTTCCGGCTGGTGGAGGAAAAACTGACCCGGGAAACCGGCGCTGCCTTCGCGGGTCAGTCCCTGGAAACATGA
- a CDS encoding AI-2E family transporter, with the protein MAEKHQLLLERIAVVTFFLLIAIACFKIILPFLGPILWSVIIVVATWPLYLRLKNKLGSRSKLATLIMTIALSLVLVLPLVILTVSLSEQISNTRDVIKDLSQVTLPENPPAWISKIPIISTRLEKLWHEASTDMHGLVEQIRPQIRQVTAWLLAQGAHLGLVLLQFVLVLVISAVLYGSGEAMAGQCRKLAVRLGGDGGLSSLEAATQTIKKVSLGVICTAAIQAILSGFGFWLASVPGWVLLTFFCFFLAMLQVGTGLIWIPVSVWLFYQDANGWAIFTIAWGIFINIGDNFIKPLLISHGGKLPIALIFLGVIGGLLTWGFIGIFLGPTLLAIGYNLLHLWLEQEPGTSP; encoded by the coding sequence ATGGCTGAAAAACACCAGCTTCTGCTCGAGCGGATCGCGGTCGTTACCTTTTTTCTGCTGATCGCCATTGCCTGTTTTAAAATTATCCTTCCCTTTTTAGGGCCCATCCTGTGGTCGGTCATCATCGTCGTGGCCACCTGGCCCCTGTATCTCCGGCTCAAGAACAAGCTGGGCTCCCGCTCGAAGCTGGCCACGCTGATCATGACCATCGCTCTGTCGCTGGTTCTGGTTCTTCCCCTGGTGATTCTGACGGTGTCGCTGTCGGAGCAGATCAGCAATACCAGAGACGTCATCAAGGACCTGTCTCAAGTCACCCTGCCGGAAAACCCGCCCGCCTGGATCAGTAAGATCCCCATCATCAGCACCCGGCTTGAAAAACTCTGGCATGAGGCCAGCACCGATATGCATGGGCTGGTGGAGCAGATCCGCCCTCAAATCCGGCAAGTCACCGCCTGGCTGCTGGCCCAGGGCGCTCATCTGGGTCTGGTGCTGCTCCAGTTTGTTCTGGTGCTGGTGATATCGGCGGTATTATACGGCAGCGGCGAAGCCATGGCCGGCCAATGCCGGAAACTGGCCGTCCGCCTGGGAGGAGACGGGGGCTTGAGTTCGCTGGAGGCGGCGACTCAAACCATCAAAAAGGTTTCCCTGGGGGTGATCTGCACGGCCGCCATCCAGGCGATATTGAGCGGTTTCGGGTTCTGGCTGGCCAGTGTGCCCGGTTGGGTGCTGCTGACCTTCTTCTGCTTCTTCCTGGCCATGTTACAGGTCGGCACCGGCCTGATCTGGATACCGGTGTCCGTGTGGCTTTTCTACCAGGATGCCAACGGCTGGGCGATTTTCACTATTGCCTGGGGCATTTTCATCAACATCGGCGACAATTTCATCAAGCCCCTGCTGATCAGCCACGGCGGCAAATTGCCCATCGCGCTGATTTTCCTGGGCGTCATCGGCGGCCTGCTGACCTGGGGCTTTATCGGTATTTTCCTGGGGCCGACCCTGCTGGCCATCGGTTATAACCTGCTGCATCTGTGGCTGGAACAGGAACCGGGCACGTCGCCTTGA
- a CDS encoding heavy-metal-associated domain-containing protein, with protein MEKETFSIPRITCGHCVMTIKNELMEMAGVKQVKGDPDAKTITVQWEAPATRQAILNLLAEINYPAA; from the coding sequence ATGGAAAAAGAGACCTTTTCCATACCCCGCATCACCTGCGGGCACTGTGTCATGACCATTAAGAATGAACTGATGGAAATGGCCGGCGTCAAGCAGGTGAAGGGTGATCCGGACGCAAAGACTATTACCGTCCAGTGGGAAGCCCCGGCCACCCGTCAGGCGATTCTCAATCTTCTTGCCGAAATCAACTACCCGGCCGCCTGA
- a CDS encoding pyruvate formate lyase family protein, with protein MSNRIQRLKEAVQSAVPGVCPERALLWTEYFKEKAVRTDPMAVQIAGAVRHVLENKSIAIFPDEILAGNYTSRRVGGIIYPESHGLSALAEIFRFHRRPVNPLESTPADRWKLFAIIPFWVTRCIPWQAFDGAGKRLAFLRGQMKADQYQIYETGGISHLTPNHEKLLAVGLEGYIKDLQAVQEKATAQAQRDFYRAAGIAADGLTALADRYAALAASKAGTEPDSGRKADLERIANACRQVPRLGARTFFEAVQSMLLTHIALFQESMGESLCLGRVDRILFPYYQKDLAAGCLTRDQAKEILAAFCIKLNETVPAFPDILVRTLGGMTSYQVVTIGGLDENGEDVTNDLSFILLELMDELRLRQPNSHIRVHKNTPREFFDRIVRVTTGNGSAPALYNDETIIDAMLKAGYSLADARNYVAIGCVEPTSQAKTLGSTDAAILNLPLALELALNEGRCFGSRKRIGAKTPPVSQMKSMADVTAAYRIQLRRQLGKLWADLQAIEKAHAAFHPTPLTSLLIDGCLEKGKCSTAGGAVYNFSGIQGVGMTTVGDSLYALEKVVFIDRSMTLTALVEQLRGGLTDDKIRVTLRRLEKFGNDDPAADQWTRFVLDDYVEAVTALGSNTRGGPYTAGIYSNTTHIHFAKFVGALPNGRRRGEPFASGLAPENGMDRRGPTALVNSMNRLDFTRVTNGINFNIKFNAMNMKDEAGQNALGSILRVYFDRGGMQVQANMLDPKTLLEARDNPGLHPYLLVRVSGYSAYFNDLSPQMKDEIIARSFNTV; from the coding sequence ATGAGCAATCGTATCCAACGTTTAAAGGAAGCAGTGCAATCCGCCGTGCCGGGCGTCTGCCCGGAGCGGGCCCTGCTCTGGACGGAATATTTTAAGGAAAAAGCCGTTCGGACCGACCCCATGGCCGTTCAGATCGCCGGGGCCGTGCGCCACGTGCTGGAAAACAAAAGTATTGCCATCTTCCCGGATGAAATCCTGGCCGGCAACTACACCTCCCGTCGCGTGGGCGGCATCATCTATCCCGAGTCTCACGGCTTAAGCGCGCTGGCGGAGATTTTTCGGTTTCACCGGCGGCCGGTCAACCCCCTGGAAAGCACGCCCGCCGACCGCTGGAAGCTTTTCGCCATCATTCCTTTCTGGGTGACCCGGTGTATCCCCTGGCAGGCCTTTGACGGTGCCGGAAAGCGGCTGGCGTTTCTACGGGGCCAGATGAAGGCCGATCAGTATCAGATCTATGAGACCGGCGGCATCTCCCATCTGACGCCGAACCATGAAAAGTTACTGGCCGTCGGTCTGGAAGGATACATAAAAGACCTGCAGGCGGTTCAGGAAAAGGCAACCGCGCAGGCGCAGCGGGATTTCTACCGGGCCGCCGGGATCGCCGCCGACGGCCTGACCGCCTTGGCCGACCGCTACGCGGCCCTGGCCGCAAGCAAGGCCGGGACCGAGCCCGACTCCGGACGTAAAGCCGACCTGGAGCGCATTGCCAACGCCTGCCGGCAGGTTCCCCGTCTCGGCGCCCGGACCTTTTTCGAGGCGGTCCAGTCCATGCTGCTGACCCATATCGCCCTGTTCCAGGAGAGCATGGGCGAAAGCCTCTGCCTGGGCCGGGTGGACCGGATTCTCTTTCCCTATTATCAGAAGGACCTGGCCGCAGGCTGCCTGACCCGTGACCAGGCCAAGGAAATCCTGGCCGCCTTCTGTATCAAGCTCAACGAAACCGTGCCGGCGTTTCCGGACATTCTGGTCAGGACCCTGGGCGGCATGACCAGCTACCAGGTGGTCACCATCGGTGGCCTGGACGAGAATGGCGAAGACGTCACCAACGACTTGAGTTTTATCCTTTTAGAACTCATGGACGAGCTGCGCCTGCGCCAGCCCAATTCCCACATCCGGGTTCACAAAAACACGCCCCGGGAATTTTTCGACCGGATCGTCCGGGTGACCACCGGCAACGGCAGTGCGCCTGCCCTCTATAATGATGAAACGATCATCGACGCCATGCTCAAGGCCGGCTATTCCCTGGCCGACGCCCGTAACTACGTGGCCATCGGGTGCGTGGAGCCCACCTCCCAGGCCAAGACCCTGGGATCCACCGACGCCGCCATCCTTAACCTGCCCCTGGCCCTGGAACTGGCCTTGAATGAAGGCCGATGCTTCGGCTCCCGCAAACGCATCGGCGCCAAAACGCCGCCGGTCTCGCAAATGAAGTCGATGGCGGACGTGACCGCGGCCTATCGGATCCAGCTCCGGCGCCAGCTGGGCAAACTCTGGGCCGACCTCCAGGCCATTGAAAAAGCCCATGCCGCCTTCCATCCCACGCCCCTGACCAGCCTGCTCATCGACGGTTGTCTTGAAAAAGGAAAATGTTCCACCGCCGGCGGCGCGGTCTACAATTTTTCCGGGATTCAAGGGGTGGGCATGACCACGGTGGGTGATTCACTTTATGCGCTTGAAAAGGTCGTGTTCATCGACCGATCCATGACCCTGACGGCCCTGGTAGAGCAACTGCGCGGTGGTCTGACCGATGATAAGATCCGCGTGACGCTTCGTCGCCTGGAGAAGTTCGGCAACGACGACCCGGCCGCGGATCAATGGACGCGGTTTGTGCTGGACGATTACGTCGAGGCCGTTACCGCTCTGGGCAGCAACACCCGCGGCGGCCCTTACACCGCGGGTATCTATTCCAACACCACCCATATTCATTTTGCGAAATTCGTGGGTGCCCTGCCCAACGGCCGGCGCCGGGGAGAACCCTTTGCCTCGGGCCTGGCCCCGGAAAACGGCATGGACCGCCGGGGCCCCACGGCCCTGGTCAACTCCATGAACCGTCTGGATTTCACTCGCGTGACCAACGGCATCAATTTCAACATCAAGTTTAATGCCATGAACATGAAGGACGAGGCCGGGCAAAACGCCCTGGGCAGCATTTTGCGGGTTTACTTTGACCGCGGCGGCATGCAGGTCCAGGCCAACATGCTCGACCCGAAAACCCTGCTGGAGGCCAGGGACAACCCCGGCCTTCATCCCTATCTGCTGGTGCGCGTTTCCGGCTATTCCGCCTACTTTAACGATCTTTCCCCGCAGATGAAGGACGAGATCATCGCCCGGAGCTTCAACACGGTTTAA
- a CDS encoding ArsR family transcriptional regulator: MKEPIPQARTETVRQAIIKLLDGQVLPVGAISKEVGKSEKEISDHLDQIGRSGLLTIIPPKCADCGFVFKDRTRIKKPGKCPLCRSTRIRHPMFTIKVPPA, translated from the coding sequence GTGAAAGAACCGATTCCCCAGGCGAGAACCGAAACGGTCCGGCAGGCTATAATAAAGCTGCTTGACGGACAGGTGCTGCCTGTCGGGGCCATTTCAAAGGAGGTCGGAAAATCTGAAAAGGAAATCTCCGATCATCTGGACCAGATCGGCCGTTCCGGATTGCTCACGATCATTCCGCCGAAGTGCGCTGATTGCGGCTTTGTTTTTAAAGACCGGACAAGAATTAAAAAGCCAGGGAAATGCCCGCTGTGCAGAAGCACTCGTATCCGCCATCCGATGTTTACTATAAAGGTACCCCCTGCCTGA
- a CDS encoding FAD-dependent oxidoreductase — MKQITIVGAGLSGLTAAIILARRGYAVTVLEQKKAVGGASLHASAVSGSDVCFADMTPLDIEAMSRYLGFPLSSSGDPRSATFCNPLPMLRFRMFGKKMDLALPDDVHMKMVERGQRPSSLDMVLYRLAVESGVNFSFDTPIRTRQDFSGLPPDAIIATGMFRHAFDALDIPYSRAYGYFAGGPAPEGRSPFCVAYYHELTQDYAYYASANGVGAAVLFQRGRPLSVEALEWFPRQLQEDEALSFPQWNMIENLVGTPTGTLFNPRLFSGRLILTGTLAGMQDPLMVLGVHGALVSGKIAAMAVQDRAGAAAEFRRMNRWWRLAYLTRRLLWATHPWGPRRLVPLVLGIQPRIDQRYLWLLNPAVPGWMRLPK, encoded by the coding sequence ATGAAACAGATCACCATCGTGGGCGCGGGCCTTTCAGGCTTGACCGCGGCCATCATCCTGGCCCGCCGGGGATATGCCGTCACCGTCCTGGAGCAGAAAAAAGCCGTCGGCGGCGCCTCTCTCCACGCCTCTGCCGTCAGCGGGTCCGACGTCTGCTTCGCGGACATGACGCCCCTGGATATTGAGGCCATGAGCCGTTATCTGGGTTTTCCCCTTTCTTCTTCCGGGGATCCCCGCTCCGCGACCTTCTGCAATCCCCTGCCGATGTTGCGATTCCGCATGTTCGGCAAGAAAATGGACCTGGCCCTTCCGGATGATGTCCACATGAAGATGGTTGAGCGCGGACAGCGGCCCTCGTCTCTGGACATGGTTCTTTACCGCCTGGCCGTGGAAAGCGGGGTGAATTTCTCCTTTGACACCCCCATCCGCACCCGCCAGGATTTCAGCGGTCTTCCGCCCGACGCCATCATTGCCACGGGCATGTTCCGCCACGCCTTTGACGCCCTGGACATCCCCTACAGCCGAGCTTACGGATATTTTGCCGGAGGTCCGGCGCCCGAAGGCCGCAGCCCCTTCTGCGTGGCCTATTACCACGAGCTCACGCAGGACTATGCCTATTACGCCTCGGCCAACGGCGTCGGCGCCGCCGTCCTCTTTCAGCGGGGCAGACCCCTTTCGGTGGAAGCCTTGGAGTGGTTTCCCCGGCAGCTTCAGGAGGACGAAGCACTTTCCTTTCCCCAATGGAACATGATCGAAAACCTGGTGGGCACCCCCACCGGCACCCTGTTCAACCCTCGGCTTTTCTCCGGCCGTCTCATCCTCACGGGCACCCTGGCCGGCATGCAGGACCCCCTCATGGTCCTGGGCGTGCATGGCGCCCTGGTCTCCGGGAAGATCGCGGCCATGGCCGTGCAGGACCGGGCCGGGGCAGCGGCGGAATTCCGTCGGATGAACCGGTGGTGGCGTCTGGCCTACCTGACCCGTCGCCTGCTGTGGGCCACTCACCCCTGGGGTCCCCGGCGACTGGTTCCGCTGGTGCTGGGAATTCAGCCGCGAATCGACCAGCGCTACCTGTGGCTGCTCAATCCGGCGGTACCCGGCTGGATGCGCCTGCCGAAATAA
- a CDS encoding M90 family metallopeptidase — MLPWFTRHRRKKLTAAAFPAAWEEIVRRNVAHYCLLDENDRARLRALIQVFIAEKYWEGAGGLVLTDEIRVTISAQACLLLLGLEHNYYRNVMTIIVYPSTVIAPPRQPGVFEVVQAPIEPGQPIVGQAFRQGPVIIIWNAALRGGRHPERGHNVVYHEFAHKLDMLDGAADGTPPLRDRAEYRDWVTTCSTEYLRLRHDAEQGRISFLDAYGAASEAEFFAVATEQFFDQPRQMVNQAPELYRVLKAYYHQDPVSRLERNTCAGENVNGDAGGTGHQ, encoded by the coding sequence ATGCTGCCATGGTTCACCCGTCACCGCCGGAAGAAACTGACAGCGGCGGCGTTTCCCGCCGCCTGGGAGGAGATCGTCCGGCGCAATGTCGCTCACTACTGCCTGCTCGATGAAAACGACCGCGCCCGGCTGCGTGCCCTGATCCAGGTCTTCATTGCCGAGAAATACTGGGAAGGGGCCGGCGGCCTGGTCCTGACCGACGAGATCCGGGTAACCATATCCGCCCAGGCCTGCCTGCTGCTTCTGGGCCTGGAGCACAACTATTACCGGAACGTGATGACCATCATCGTCTACCCATCGACGGTAATCGCGCCCCCGAGGCAACCCGGCGTCTTTGAGGTCGTCCAGGCGCCGATCGAACCCGGCCAGCCGATTGTCGGGCAGGCCTTCCGGCAGGGGCCGGTCATCATCATCTGGAACGCGGCCCTGCGGGGAGGGCGCCATCCCGAACGGGGCCATAACGTCGTCTATCACGAGTTCGCCCACAAGCTGGACATGCTCGACGGCGCCGCCGACGGCACGCCACCCCTGCGGGACCGGGCCGAATACCGGGACTGGGTAACCACCTGCTCGACGGAATATCTGCGGCTCAGACACGACGCCGAACAAGGACGAATCTCCTTTCTTGACGCTTACGGCGCTGCCAGTGAAGCTGAATTTTTTGCCGTGGCCACGGAGCAGTTTTTCGATCAGCCCCGGCAGATGGTCAACCAGGCGCCGGAACTTTACCGGGTACTCAAGGCGTATTACCACCAGGATCCGGTATCGCGGCTGGAGCGAAACACCTGCGCCGGGGAAAACGTGAACGGTGATGCGGGCGGTACGGGACACCAGTAA
- the dinB gene encoding DNA polymerase IV, translating to MILHIDMDAFFASVEQLDNPGLRSRCVLVGKGSGRGVVAAASYEARKYGVQSAMPVTRALRLCPAAVVISPRMERYKEVSEQVMNILSTISPLVEQVSIDEAYIDISGCQRLLGTPEAIARAIKDKVRGAIGITCSVGGAPLKFLAKIASDMNKPDGLTIISPETMLRFIETLAIEKVPGVGQVTRDLLALLGIKTLGDVARCPEDLLMKKMGKFGARLIALSHGKDDAAVVPWSQAKSVSTETTLSRDTTDPVLLKQHLLRQSARICRELLDLDAKARVLFIKIKYADFSETSRQITLDPAIASSDAIYQQAVSLLEKQKLPKKVRLIGVGLTGLVFKTTGVQMELFNPDNRRQNRWEKVDRSVSAITEKFGENAIKRGSLTE from the coding sequence ATGATTCTTCACATCGACATGGACGCATTTTTCGCGTCCGTTGAACAGCTCGACAACCCCGGCCTCCGGAGCCGCTGCGTGCTGGTAGGCAAAGGTTCCGGCCGGGGGGTGGTGGCGGCCGCCAGCTACGAGGCCAGAAAGTACGGCGTCCAATCGGCCATGCCCGTGACCCGGGCCCTGCGGCTCTGCCCGGCCGCCGTCGTGATATCCCCCCGCATGGAACGCTACAAAGAGGTTTCCGAACAGGTCATGAATATCCTGTCGACCATCTCTCCTTTGGTGGAGCAGGTTTCCATCGATGAAGCTTATATCGATATTTCCGGGTGCCAACGCCTGCTCGGAACGCCGGAAGCCATCGCCCGGGCAATTAAAGACAAAGTCCGCGGCGCCATCGGCATCACCTGTTCGGTGGGCGGCGCGCCCTTGAAATTTCTGGCCAAGATCGCCTCGGACATGAACAAGCCCGACGGCCTGACCATCATTTCCCCGGAAACCATGCTCCGGTTCATCGAAACCCTGGCGATTGAAAAAGTACCGGGCGTGGGTCAGGTCACCCGCGACCTGCTTGCTCTGCTGGGCATCAAAACCCTGGGCGACGTGGCCCGCTGCCCCGAGGATCTGCTGATGAAAAAAATGGGCAAGTTCGGAGCGCGTCTGATCGCCCTGTCCCATGGCAAAGATGACGCCGCGGTGGTGCCATGGAGCCAGGCCAAGTCGGTCAGCACGGAAACCACCCTGTCCCGGGACACGACCGATCCGGTCCTTCTCAAACAGCACCTGCTGCGCCAATCCGCCCGGATCTGCCGGGAACTCCTGGATCTTGATGCCAAGGCCCGGGTGCTGTTCATCAAGATCAAGTACGCCGACTTTTCGGAAACCAGCCGACAGATCACCCTGGACCCGGCCATCGCGTCATCGGACGCCATTTATCAGCAAGCCGTGTCCCTTCTGGAAAAGCAGAAGCTTCCCAAAAAGGTACGGCTGATCGGCGTGGGGCTGACAGGCCTTGTCTTTAAAACCACCGGTGTCCAGATGGAACTGTTTAACCCGGACAACCGCCGGCAGAACCGCTGGGAAAAGGTGGATCGCTCGGTTTCGGCCATCACCGAAAAGTTTGGGGAAAACGCCATCAAGCGCGGCTCGCTGACCGAATAG
- a CDS encoding coniferyl aldehyde dehydrogenase codes for MPQPTINSEAIASSDIQATKSDFEKTFQFQKTAFLKNPCPSAEERIAHLARLKKSLVVCKEDIVGALNADFGARCRDETLLAELVSTIESIKYTIRHVKKWMKPSRRRTSLLYLPASSLVYYQPLGVVGIIAPWNYPVYLSMGPLICALSAGNRAILRMSRCTPKTAEVMKRLIAETFNEDLVALFTGDDVSGSDFTSRPWDHMMFTGSTAAGKEVMRAAADNLTPVTLELGGKSPAIISREVPMKDAAERIAWGKMLNSGQTCVSPDYVLCPEHRIDEFVAAFRESVGRMYPSLKNNPDYTSVENDQQYRHLLELLRDAREKGAEIIVVNPANEDFSGSRKMPVHLVLKATDEMALLQKEIFGPVLPVIPYQSLAGAAQYVNERPRPLALYFFDYNRENAEFIIKHTHSGGVVINDVIVHVTQEDMPFGGIGHSGMGQYHGHAGFLTYSKEKGVLFKPKFNSGKLIYPPYGRWIHRLIYKIMLR; via the coding sequence ATGCCGCAACCCACGATCAATTCCGAAGCAATCGCGTCTTCCGATATCCAGGCAACCAAATCCGACTTTGAAAAAACATTTCAGTTTCAGAAAACCGCTTTTTTAAAGAATCCCTGTCCGTCCGCGGAGGAGCGTATCGCTCACTTGGCGCGGCTGAAGAAGAGCCTGGTTGTGTGTAAAGAGGATATTGTCGGGGCGCTGAACGCCGATTTCGGGGCCCGCTGCCGGGATGAGACCCTGCTGGCCGAACTGGTCTCCACTATTGAAAGTATAAAATACACCATTCGCCACGTGAAAAAATGGATGAAGCCCTCCCGGCGCCGGACTTCCCTGCTGTACCTGCCGGCTTCGTCACTTGTCTATTATCAGCCCCTGGGTGTGGTCGGCATCATCGCGCCCTGGAATTATCCGGTCTATCTCTCCATGGGACCGCTGATCTGCGCTCTGTCCGCTGGAAACCGGGCCATCCTGCGCATGAGCCGGTGTACTCCGAAAACGGCCGAGGTCATGAAGCGGCTTATCGCTGAAACGTTCAACGAGGACCTGGTGGCCCTGTTCACGGGTGACGATGTTTCCGGCAGCGACTTTACGTCCCGGCCGTGGGACCACATGATGTTCACCGGTTCCACGGCGGCCGGAAAAGAAGTCATGCGGGCCGCGGCGGACAATCTCACGCCGGTGACCCTGGAACTGGGCGGAAAATCGCCGGCCATCATCAGCCGGGAGGTGCCCATGAAGGACGCCGCCGAGCGCATCGCCTGGGGGAAAATGCTCAACTCCGGTCAAACCTGCGTATCGCCCGATTACGTGCTCTGCCCGGAGCACCGCATCGATGAATTCGTGGCGGCTTTTCGCGAGTCGGTCGGCCGCATGTACCCTTCCCTGAAGAACAACCCGGATTACACCAGCGTCGAAAACGACCAGCAGTACCGGCACCTGCTGGAACTGCTCCGGGACGCCAGGGAAAAAGGGGCCGAGATTATCGTCGTCAATCCGGCCAACGAGGACTTTTCCGGTTCTCGCAAAATGCCGGTTCATCTGGTGCTGAAAGCAACGGACGAAATGGCCCTTCTTCAAAAGGAGATTTTCGGTCCGGTTTTACCGGTCATTCCCTACCAGTCGCTGGCCGGCGCCGCCCAATACGTCAACGAACGGCCGCGGCCCCTGGCCCTTTATTTTTTTGATTATAACCGGGAGAATGCCGAGTTCATCATCAAACACACCCATTCCGGCGGGGTCGTGATCAACGACGTTATCGTTCATGTGACCCAGGAGGACATGCCCTTCGGCGGCATCGGTCACTCCGGCATGGGACAATATCACGGACATGCCGGATTTCTCACGTATTCCAAGGAAAAAGGGGTGCTGTTCAAACCGAAATTCAACAGCGGCAAATTGATTTATCCGCCATACGGCCGGTGGATACACAGGCTGATCTATAAAATCATGCTGCGGTGA